A genome region from Dolichospermum compactum NIES-806 includes the following:
- a CDS encoding phytanoyl-CoA dioxygenase family protein: MNISDTAKTTLPAEQISLLPTEEDVQFFEEHGWYISPKIIPDDVIEQALIGCDRLYRGEKDAELPNMEMFANWQPKDGNDVLRNNEFVARQIKEFQPLAFNPLIGAMGARLTRSKTMRLWEEQIIYKPSQTQGWTGSIGWHTDLAYCSFCTSNKIVAAWIPLHDCDESMGPLVVIDGSHKWEDVRDLKTFQVQNLEEIEEKLQQSGKKITKVPMSLKKGQLSFHHGWTIHGSYPNRSNRPRIVMAVHLQDGDNSFQAVQNPKGGLFHHYIDPFARQLPNGFPDYTDPNIYPTLWST; this comes from the coding sequence ATGAATATCTCAGATACTGCAAAAACAACATTGCCGGCAGAACAAATATCACTTCTACCAACAGAAGAAGATGTCCAATTTTTTGAAGAACACGGTTGGTATATTTCCCCAAAAATAATCCCTGATGACGTAATTGAACAAGCGCTGATTGGATGCGATCGCCTTTATCGAGGAGAGAAAGATGCAGAGTTACCAAATATGGAAATGTTTGCTAATTGGCAACCCAAAGATGGTAATGATGTACTTCGTAACAATGAATTCGTTGCTAGACAAATTAAAGAATTTCAACCCCTAGCTTTTAATCCCCTAATTGGGGCTATGGGCGCTCGACTAACACGCAGCAAAACTATGCGATTATGGGAAGAACAAATTATCTACAAACCCTCTCAAACACAAGGTTGGACTGGTTCAATTGGCTGGCATACCGATCTTGCCTACTGTAGTTTTTGTACATCAAATAAAATTGTCGCAGCTTGGATTCCATTACATGATTGCGATGAATCAATGGGACCATTAGTAGTTATTGATGGCAGTCATAAATGGGAAGATGTTAGAGACTTAAAAACATTTCAAGTTCAAAATTTGGAAGAAATTGAAGAGAAATTGCAACAGTCAGGGAAAAAGATTACTAAAGTTCCCATGTCCTTGAAAAAAGGGCAATTGAGCTTTCATCACGGCTGGACTATTCATGGTAGCTATCCTAATCGCAGCAACAGACCACGAATTGTCATGGCAGTACATTTACAAGATGGTGACAATAGTTTTCAGGCTGTGCAAAATCCTAAAGGTGGACTTTTTCATCACTATATAGATCCATTTGCCCGTCAATTACCTAACGGTTTTCCCGATTACACAGATCCCAATATTTATCCTACTTTGTGGTCTACGTAA
- a CDS encoding aspartate aminotransferase family protein, protein MQLLINEIFRQLSVSLQEINLMKPWEIGSEFHWSEDWISSTDQSHWFPDYYQLFATGTAALMELAKVLNPHKRNRLRIHLPSFYCMEVPLTLQTAYQILWYCDLPTIESPDFNSLNPLPGDIVLAVNLFGIRKGDIWQNWAAQHQEIIYVEDHSHDPFSPWARHSQADYAIAALHKTLPIPDGGMIWSPKKLPLPVAPKTDGVGAYKRLTAMLIKHLYLKGKSLPKQAYRQLELESLDILWDEKHISASIFTTQILKYLDIGKFRQKRAANIRHFLTQNINNYADRWIPLFQNWEEEAVPFNNIILCKNQEIRNQLRQYLIQENIFAAIHWTHLKNMTSSDPLAIDISNRILTIPSDQRYSVLDMELIFDKIQKFFRDILNYAPDRQMLNSLT, encoded by the coding sequence GTGCAATTACTTATTAATGAAATATTCAGACAGTTATCTGTTAGTTTACAGGAAATTAATTTGATGAAACCTTGGGAAATTGGTTCTGAATTTCATTGGTCAGAAGATTGGATAAGTTCAACAGACCAATCACATTGGTTTCCAGATTATTATCAGCTTTTTGCAACAGGGACAGCAGCATTAATGGAACTTGCGAAAGTATTGAATCCCCATAAACGTAACCGTTTAAGGATTCATTTACCTTCTTTCTATTGCATGGAAGTTCCTCTCACTTTACAAACAGCATATCAGATACTTTGGTATTGTGATTTGCCAACCATTGAAAGTCCAGATTTTAACTCATTAAACCCACTTCCTGGTGATATAGTTCTAGCTGTAAATTTATTTGGGATTAGAAAAGGAGATATCTGGCAGAATTGGGCGGCACAGCATCAAGAAATCATTTATGTAGAAGATCATTCACACGATCCTTTTTCCCCTTGGGCGCGTCACAGTCAGGCTGATTATGCGATCGCTGCACTTCACAAAACCCTACCAATTCCCGATGGAGGCATGATTTGGTCTCCTAAAAAACTACCCCTGCCCGTAGCCCCAAAAACAGATGGTGTAGGTGCTTATAAAAGACTTACAGCTATGTTAATTAAACATTTATATCTCAAAGGAAAGTCTCTTCCTAAACAAGCTTACCGACAGTTAGAACTAGAAAGTCTCGATATCCTTTGGGATGAAAAACACATTTCTGCCTCTATCTTCACAACCCAGATTTTGAAATACCTGGATATTGGCAAATTTAGACAGAAACGAGCAGCTAATATCCGCCATTTTCTGACGCAAAATATCAATAACTACGCTGATAGATGGATACCTTTATTTCAAAATTGGGAGGAAGAAGCAGTTCCTTTTAACAATATTATTCTCTGTAAAAATCAAGAAATCAGAAATCAATTACGACAATATCTGATTCAAGAAAATATTTTTGCAGCCATTCATTGGACTCATCTCAAAAATATGACTTCATCTGACCCATTAGCCATTGATATCTCCAACCGTATTCTCACCATTCCATCAGATCAACGATACTCAGTTTTAGATATGGAATTAATTTTTGATAAAATTCAGAAATTTTTTCGAGATATCTTAAATTATGCTCCTGATCGTCAAATGTTGAATTCTCTAACTTGA
- a CDS encoding sugar transferase, translated as MRITFQRHHLIGRLIKSVLDKLVVMIALIIFAPLMLVIAIAIYLRMGQPIFFIQPRPGKDARIFNFYKFRTMTNEQDANGNLLEDEQRLTAFGQFLRQTSLDELPQLWNVFKGDMSFVGPRPLLVQYLDRYTGEQARRHEVKPGITGWAQIHGRRELDGNWEEKFRLDVWYVDHWNLWLDFTILLQTIVQVLQKKGISQTGQATGEEFFGSTPR; from the coding sequence ATGAGAATAACTTTTCAGAGGCATCATCTAATAGGCAGATTAATTAAGTCTGTATTAGATAAACTTGTAGTAATGATCGCCCTCATTATTTTTGCTCCTTTAATGCTAGTGATTGCGATCGCTATTTATCTTCGTATGGGGCAGCCAATTTTCTTCATCCAACCCCGTCCAGGTAAAGATGCGCGGATTTTTAACTTTTATAAATTCCGTACTATGACTAATGAACAGGATGCTAATGGTAATCTCCTAGAAGATGAACAACGTCTCACAGCATTTGGTCAATTCTTACGTCAAACCAGTTTAGATGAACTGCCCCAGCTTTGGAATGTATTCAAGGGTGATATGAGTTTTGTTGGTCCGCGTCCTTTGCTGGTGCAATACTTAGACCGCTATACAGGTGAACAAGCCCGTCGGCACGAAGTCAAACCCGGCATTACCGGATGGGCGCAAATTCATGGCCGTCGAGAATTAGATGGTAACTGGGAAGAAAAGTTTCGACTAGACGTTTGGTATGTAGATCATTGGAACTTATGGTTAGATTTCACAATTCTCCTGCAAACCATAGTTCAAGTTTTGCAAAAAAAAGGCATTAGTCAAACAGGTCAAGCAACAGGTGAGGAATTTTTTGGTAGCACACCTCGTTAG